The sequence GTAATATTCGGCTGCAGCTTCGATGTCCATCTGCACATTTTCCTTCTGCAATGCTTCCTGTAGCTTATACAGCCCTTCGGAGATGATTTCAGGAGTGTTTTTATAAAATTCCGTCATCACGTGGGGCGTAGTGATAAGCTTGCGAAGCCCAAAAGCCTGCAATCTCTTGATCAGGTCGACGGATTCTTTCAACGTTTTTGCGCCATCATCGATTCCCGGAATGAGGTGGGAGTGCATGTCCACTTCCATCCATTCCAAGCTTAACGGCTCTGCTTTTTTCGAGCTTTTGAACAAATCCATTAATCCCATCTTACAGTCCTCCTCCTGTTTGCTGCTTAAATTCTTCTAATGAAGGTAACTCCAAATCTTTATCCGAGATGATGGGAGCTCCTACTTTCCAGTCGATATCCAGCTGCCTATCATTCCAGATAATGCCTCCTTCACTCGGTTTGTGATAAAAATTGGAACATTTGTATGAAAAGACTGCATCTTCCAATACTGAAAACCCATGGGCAAAACCTTCCGGCACATACAGCATATTGTGCTGTGCACTGTCCAAAATCACCCCATGGCATTGGCCAAAGGTAGGGGAATCCTTTCTCAGATCAACACAAACATCATAAACTTTCCCCGTAACGACCCGCACGAGCTTGGCCTGGGCATGAGGTGCATGCTGAAAGTGCAGGCCCCGCACGGTTCCGGCGATGGAAAAAGACTGGTTGTCCTGTACCCATTGTGTGTTAATGCCCCTTTCTGCCAGCAGGTCTTCACGGTAGGTTTCCAGAAAATAGCCCCTTGCATCATTAAAAACCCTCGGATAGAGTTCGTAAACATCTTGGATCGGTGTACTTCTTATTTCCATTTATTTGCTGTCATATTATAAAAACAAGCCATAAATTTCCGTTCTTTCTGCTTAGCAGACTAATTTTCATCAAAATAATTTTGAAATTTGCCGAATGGAAATGGCTTAATGTGTGTTCATAACTTCCAATAGGCTATGTACGTTGAATAAATATAAACGCTGTCACCGTTAACGGATGACGGTAAATGTAAGATTATCGAATCAAAATTCAATTCTTGATCAGAAACGAACTGAATGAGTAAATATACAAGAAAATTAAAAAAACTGATAGATACCGCTCCCGTGGAGGAAACGGCTGTATTGGTCGCCTTGATCAAACAAAATCAATCGGAGCAAGAAGTGGAGGAGCATTTGGATGAATTGGCCTTTCTAACCGAAACCTTGGGGGCCAAGGAAGTCTACCGCTTCACCCAACGATTGGAAAAGCCGGATGTGAGGAGTTTTGTGGGCTCTGGAAAGCTGGAGGAAATCCAAGCTTACGTGAAGCACTTTGAGGTGGACATGGTAATTTTTGACGACGATCTATCGCCTTCCCAGATGCGAAACCTGGAGAATGAGCTAAAGGTACAGGTGTACGACCGTTCTTTGCTCATCCTTGATATTTTCTTGAACAGGGCCCAGACTGCTCAGGCCAAAACGCAGGTGGAGTTGGCCAGATTTCAGTATTTGCTGCCGCGGTTGACACGCATGTGGACGCACTTGGAGCGGCAGCGAGGGGGTACGGCTACCAGGGGCGGTGCCGGTGAGAAGGAGATCGAAACGGATAAGCGGATCATCCGAAACCAAATCACCCTGCTGAAGGAAAAGCTGAGAAAAATCGAGAAGCAAGGAGAAACCCAGCGGAAAGGCCGCAAAGGAATTGTCCGAGTGGCATTGGTCGGCTATACCAACGTGGGGAAAAGTACGCTGATGAACTTAGTGACCAAATCGGATGTGCTCGCAGAGAACAAGCTCTTTGCTACGGTGGATTCCACGGTGAGGAAGGTGGTATTGGAAAATATCTCTTTTCTGCTTTCAGATACCGTTGGGTTTATCCGAAAACTGCCCACTCACCTTATCGAGTCCTTTAAGTCCACGTTGATGGAGATTAAGGAGTCGGACCTTTTGGTGCACGTGGTGGATATTTCACATCCGGGATTTGAAGATCATATTGCTGTGGTAAACCAGACCCTGAACGAACTGGGCGCTGGCGACAAGCCTGTCCTGCTGGTATTTAATAAGATCGACTTGGTGCCTAAAATGCCCTCCGAGGAAGCGCTTATGAACATGTCAGAACTAGAAGTGGAGGAAGCAAACTACCTGGACTTGGATCGGTTAAAAAATGTTTATACAAAGAAAATGGGCATCGAACCGGTATTTATGGCCGCACAGGATGGTACCAATATCGAGACCTTTAGAAAATCATTGGTCAGCCAGGTCAAAAAACAGCATAAGAAAATCTATCCACATTACCTTGAGTCCGAAACCTACGACCTGTCGCAGTTTGACGACATGGAATAGGTCGGGGAAAGACTATAGCATCAACAGCCTTTGACTGGGCTTTGCCTGCTTTTCATACCTGCATGCCAGCCATGGGTGCAGGTGTGAAAGACCCCTCTATTCCATAAGCTTCATTCGGATGCGCCATTCTTTGGGGTAGTAATTGTTGATGCGGTTTCCGATATTCTTGATCCAGCCCAATGGCAGGTGTTGGTAGGTTAGCAAAACCCACCCATCTTGTGAAATGTCCAGTTCGAGTTCATCTTTCTTCAAGTAGCTGTGTGCAGCTTCTAAACTTGCTTCGTGTTTAGGGAAATTCTTGGGCAGAATGCTGACGGCAAAATCATGGGTAGGAATAAATTGCCCTTTGTTGAATTTGCCTAGCTCGGTCCCAAAATATTTAACATTCAGCGTGGTGGCCAGCAGCTCGAAATACTTGGCCCAAAAACCTTTCAAGGCGAAAAAACTCTTTTTCAGCTTGTAAAAATCCACCGTTTCATCCAGCTTTAGCTCCTCTCTGAGCTGGTGTTTTTCAGCCTTATTCGTTCGCTGGAGCAGGATATGCTTAAAATCTTTCATTTTTTTTGGTTCCTGAACATGAGCATCAGAAGGTCTTTTGAAGACCGTGATGAACAGCCCTTCTCCGGAAACCATGTGCGGGAAAAACCGGTACCCGTAAAAGGTTCCCCATTCCGTATCTGTTTCCGTTTCTACGATCCCCCAATCTGGATTTAGTGGAATCCGTACAGGTTCATAGGCAAACTCTTCCGTAAGGAAGCGGATCATGTCTTCATTTTCCTGTTGGTTAAAGGTGCAGGTGCTGTAGATCAGGTACCCTTCTGGGCCGGGAAGTGCTCCCGTTTGGTCAAGAATGCGTTGCTGGCGAGCTGCGCAAAGCTTTACATTTTCGGGAGACCATTCTTCCCTGGCCTGGACGTCTTTGCGAAACATGCCCTCTCCCGAGCATGGGGCATCCACCAGCACCACATCAAACAGCCCTTCCAATGGCTCAAAATGGGAAGGATCATTATTCGTCACCACGGTATTGCCCAGTCCCCACTTGATCATGTTTTCCTTGAGGATACTTGCCCGGGTTTTGATGACTTCATTGGCGACCAACATCCCTTCCTCGCCAATATAATCTGCCAGTAGGGAACTCTTGCCACCAGGTGCGGCGCATAGATCCAGGTAAAGCCCTTCTTTGGGAGCCTGGAGATGATTCAAAATGTGCCCAATAAACATGGAAGAAGCTTCTTGGACGTAATAGGCGCCAGCATGAAAAAGTGGATCAAATGTAAACTTCGGCCGTTGGGGCAGGAAGAATCCTTGGCTGTTCCATGGTACTGGAGTGGTGTCTGCAGATAATGGACTGGATTTTCGGGGGTTTATCCGGATGGAGGTGTTGGAGGGACTCAGCAAGGCGGCTTTAAAAAGTGAATATTCATCAGCTTCCAATATGGAAGCCATCTGCTGCTCGAAAGCTTTGGGAAGTTTGGGAGAGTCTTGAGAAGTCATCACTAGCTGTCTTTTAACATGCAAATATAAAGAAATTGATTTTTCATAACACCCTAACTTAAGTGATGAGGCATTTGATTTGAACCAGTTTCCCTGGCCCGCTTGACACCTCAGGAAATAGCTGTAATTTGTGCGTAAATTCTCAGCATGTTTCTATGAAAAAAATCTGGCGGTTTATCGTAAAAATAATCCTTTGGTTCTTCATCTTGTCCATCGGGATGACGCTGGTGTACAAATACGTGCCCGTCTACCTCACTCCGCTAATGGTCATCAGGATGGTAGAGCAAGCCACAGATGAGCAACGAAAGGTGAGGCTGAAAAAGGACTGGGTTTCCATGGACGAGATATCCAAGCATTTGGCCCAGGCGGTGGTAGCATCTGAGGATCAAAAGTTTTTGGACCACTTTGGGTTTGATATGGAGGCTATTGATAAAGCGCTGGAGGAAAACAAATCCGGTAAACGCATCCGTGGCGGAAGTACCATTTCTAATCAAACGGCCAAGAATGTTTTTTTATGGCCGGGCAGAAATTATGTCCGGAAGGGGTTGGAAGCTTACTTTACTTTATTGATTGAATTGCTCTGGTCTAAGGAGCGGATCATGGAAGTTTACCTGAATGTCATCGAAATGGGTGATGGAATTTATGGTGCTGAAGCGGCATCGCAGGAATTCTACCATAAGCCAGCGGCAAAGCTCAGCCGTCAAGAAGCTGCGATGATTGCCGCTGTACTTCCCAATCCATTGCGCTGGTCTCCCGCCAAACCCACGGCCTATAACTTCAAGCGTCAAGCTTGGATCCTAAGAAACATGAACAATCTCCATCCTGTAGGCTTTGGAAAATAGGGGATTTGTTTTAGCAGAAATTTGTGGAGATAATACATGACTAAAGCATTTTTACATTGTCCGTTCCTAGGGACCGGTACGTTAGGGGTGATGCTTTTTAGAGCAGGTAGTCACCTGCTCAAGTGCCATGAGCACGGCATGATTGAAAACCTGTGGATTTAGCCACAAGATGCTTGAGCCCCCTCAGCAATAGGGCTTGATCCTTTGTTTTCAGAACAAGAAGAGTGGCTTGAGGGATATTTCATTTATTCTTGTCTGCTGACCTTTCCTCCTTCGATGTGAAAATAAGCAATATCCGCTTCGATGTCCTGCATGATTTTACGAGTCCGCTCCGGGCGGGCATCGGTAATGAACAGCTGGCCAAATTCATGATGGGCCACCAATTCCATCATTTTACCGATGCGGAAATCGTCCAGCTTATCAAAGATATCATCCAGCAGCAGGAGGGGCTTTGTTCCCGTTTCTTCCTTAAAAACCTGGAATTGGGCCAGCTTTAGCGCAATCAGAAAGGACTTTTGCTGGCCTTGGGAACCGAATTTTTTGAGTGGATGACCGTCTATCTCAAAAATAAAATCATCCTTGTGCACTCCCGCATTGGTGCGCTTCAAGATCAGGTCCCGTTGGAGGCAGCCATAAAAATACGCTTCAAAATCAGGTTTTTCACACTGGCTCTCATAGCGAATCTCTACGGCTTCCCTTTCACCCGATATTTCTGCATAATGGTGGAGTAAGTAAGGTTTAAACCGGTCTATAAATGCTTTTCGATGTTCATAGAGCCATTTGGAGAGTTGGATCAACTCCACATCATAGGGCTCCAAGAGGTTTTTGTCCATCCTGTCCTGCTCTACAAACTGCTTGATTAGGGCATTTCGCTGCTTCAAAAAATGCTGATACCTGACCAGCTTGCCAAGGTAGTTTTTGTCCAGCTGGGAAAGCAAGCTGTCAAAAAATTTCCGCCTTTCTTCACTGCCCTCTTTGATGAGCGAAGTATCATCCGGAGCGATCAGCACGACGGGCAAAAGGCCGATATGCTCGCTCATTTTTTCATAGGCTTTGCCATTATTGAACACCTGCTTCTTTTTTCGGGCTTCGAGGATGCATTGGATTTCCACTGATTTTCCCGCTTTGTCAAATTCCCCCTTCATGGAAAAGAATCCTTGATCATGCCGGACATTCTGGATATCCACGGGGTTAAAAGCACTTTTGGTCAGGGAAAGATAGTGGATGGCATCCAGCATGTTGGTCTTTCCACTGCCGTTAATGCCCAAGAAACAGTTGATTTCAGGGCTAAAAGCTACCAGGGCCTTTTCATAGTTTTTGAATTGGATTAACTGGAGGCTTTTTAAGTGCATAGCAGGGCTTTATCTTTTACGTTATTTTTACAAATGTAATGAGAAGCCTGCTTTATGAAAGTATTTAGGCTTTTCCTATTTAGCAGGCCTGTCCTATTAGTGTTTTAATGGATTGAAAACCAGTTCGGTATGCCGATGGTGGAGAACGTGATGATACGATTGAAAAGAAAATGTATCAGCGAAGGGCAAATATTGCTTCTCTGATTTATAGGTTTATTCTTTTAGTTTTAAGCAAAAATTACCTTTTTTTGTTTACTTTAAACTTGTTCACCGACAATCACACACTTTGGCTTAGAATTTGAGTCCTTCACAGATGTAATGAAACATTTATTATCAAAAACCTTCTGTCTACTTGTAGTTGGGATGATCCTTATGGGGTCATCGGTATGGGCGCAGCATGACGATTCCAAGGAAATTGCGATATCTATAAAAGCAGGTTCCAGTAAGGACTTGGCGGCATTTTTTGATAGGAATGTAGAATTAAGCATAAACGGAAACGAGGGAGATTATTCCAAGAATCAGGCGGAACTGGTCATGCGTGATTTCTTCAAGAAATTTGCTCCCAGTGATTTTGAAATTGTGCACCGCGGTACATCTGGGAATCAAATAGAATATTTTATTGGCACCTATGACAGTGCTGGTACAAAATTCCGGATCTTGATCAAATGTAAAAAGGATAGCGGCGGCTGTTCGATTTATGCATTGGACATTACCAAGGAATAACTTTTTTCTTAGCGCACGATTCAGCAAAATACTTGGGAAGTTGTTCCCGATAAAGGTCTCCCTTTCTCGATTTTTCTTATTTTTACGGAGTGAAAGAAAACTACTTAACACGAGAAAATCTGGAGGCATTTATCCAGGCTGCCTTTAAAGAGGATGTGGGCGAAGGAGATCATTCTACCCTCGCTGCTATTCCAAAAGACAAGGAAGGCAGTGCACAATTATTCATCAAGGAAGATGGAATCATCGCCGGGCTTGAGTTGGCTGAGTTGATTTTTCATTCTTATGACAAGGAACTGGAAGTTCAGCTGCTCATGGAAGATGGACAGGAGGTAAGCAAGGGAGCCATTGGTCTCAAGGTAAAGGGGAAGGCAGCTTCTATCTTGACCACTGAGCGGTTGGTGCTTAATTGCATGCAGCGGATGAGTGGTATTGCTACCAAAACACATAACCTTACCAAGCTCATTTCCCATACCCATGCGAAACTTTTGGATACGCGAAAGACGACCCCAAACTTCCGGATGTTGGAAAAGTGGGCTGTAGCCATTGGAGGGGGAGAAAACCACCGATTTGCCCTCTATGACATGGTAATGCTCAAGGATAATCATATTGATTTTGCCGGGGGGATTGAAGCAGCTATTTTGGCCACGAAAGCTTACCTGAAAGAAAACTTGCTCGATCTCAAGATCGAAGTGGAAACAAGAAACCTCGAAGAGGTGAAAGAAGTGTTACGCGTGGGAGGGGTGGATGTCATTATGTTGGACAATATGAGTTACGACATGATGAAGGAAGCTGTCGCCTTCATTGATGGTAAAATGCTTACAGAAGCATCAGGGGGAATCACGGAAGAAACCCTAAAAGATGTCGCAGAATGTGGTGTGGACTATATTTCTGTAGGTGCCTTGACCCATCATGTCAAAAGCATGGACATCAGCCTTAAGGCGGATTGATATTTTTCTGGAAACTACGAACACCATGAAAGTCGAAAAGCAATTTATTCAGTGTCTGGTCGTGCACAAGCCTGATGAGGGCTATCGACTCAGCCACCAAATTCACCAAGCATGCGAGGAAGCGAAGACAGTGGCAGTGTTCCCTTCTTGGGATGACGCGATCCAATACCTGCGGGGTGGCGGTAAGGCCGATGTGATTTTGGGAAGCTATGAGCTGACGGATCTACACCCCTCTGTTTTCGATAAGATGGACAAGTTTATCCCTGTGGTATTTACTTCTGCCAAACCCTTTGTGACAGAAAAGGCCTTTGCGCTCAATTGTCTTGACTTTATCAATGAAAATTGTTCTGATGAACGCCTGACCAAGACGTTCGATAAATTCAAATTACTATACCCCAAAGCCAAGGCCAAGACGGATCAGGAAAAGGCAGTGCCTGCCGATACTTCTTTTCCTCAAAAAACACGGTTTTTAGTAAAATCAGGGGAACAGCTTTTCCAAAAAAACCAAGAGGATGTGGCCTTTTTCTTGGCAGAAGGAGGCCAAACCTATCTCGTGGAAATGGTGAGCGGGGAGCACTTTTTAGTGAGTGATAAATTAATGGACCTGGAAGAACAGCTGGATTCCACGCAATTTTTCAGGATCAACCGCAGCATCATCCTGAATGTTAAGGCCATTGGAGCCATTAAAAAGCACGTTAATAGCAGGCTTAAGATCACACCAAAAGTCAATTATGAGGACGATATTATCGTCAGCCGAGAAAAGGTAAGTAAGTTCAAGAAATGGGTGAGCCAGTGATGGAAACCTTTTTTGTTGCTGACACGACAAGGCACATTCTCCCAAGTATAAAAAAGAACCCACCTTCATCGCTGAAAAATGGGTTCTGATAATCAACCAGTTATTATTTTGTGATCACGCCGATTTCGGCGAAGGAAGCCTTGTTGCCATCCAGCGTCTTGGTTGCCGTTAGCCGGATATACCGAGCCTTCTCGGGATCAAAGGTAATCTTCTGCTCTATGGGACTCGCTGCAATATTGCCAAACTCACCTTTGCTGACAGTTTTCCAGTTGGTGCCATTGCTGCTGACAGCAAATGCATAATCCTGAATCACTCCAGACATGTACCTGTTTTGCATTGGCATGTAGGTAAAGCCCTTTAAGTCCACAGTAGCACCAAGGTCAATGACCACTGCATCGTTCTCACTAATGTAATTCGTGCGAATATCTTCGTCAATCGCTTGGCCGGATTTATCGGCTCCATTGATCACTTTCCAGCCTTCCTTGGCCAAGTCAAAATCCACGCGGCCTACTTCACTGATCTTTCCAGTGGACGGGTCCATGACAATAGCCTGAACGGTCATGGGGGATTTCACCTCAAAAGGTTCAGCATAAGCCTTGCTGTCTTTGGTAGGGTTGCTGCCATCGGTGGTATAATAGATCTCCAGCCCTTCATCGGCTGCATCCAAGCTTACCATTCCTTCTACAGAGCGGGAAATTTCCGGGGCCAGGATGACCTTCGGCGCCAGGTATATCCCCAGTTCACTGATAGTGGGGCAAGCTTTAGCGTCGGTCACGGTAAACCGCAGGGCCGTAGCTGTCACCTCCGGAAACCTCAAAATACGCCGATAGCCGATGGTGGTTTCATTGGCGATTTCCTCCCAGCCGCGATCGGTCTGTACTTCCACGGTAAACGCTTTTACCCGCTGACCCAGTGCGATGTATTCCTGCGCCAAGAATCGGTTGAAGGTAGTCGGTTCATCAAAAGTCACGGTCAAGGAACCCGACACTTTTCCATCGCTTGTAGCCCAATAAGTCGAGGCATCTTCATCCACCGCCAGTTGGGCTTCAAAACCTGCCCCGCGTGT comes from Echinicola vietnamensis DSM 17526 and encodes:
- the rfbC gene encoding dTDP-4-dehydrorhamnose 3,5-epimerase — protein: MEIRSTPIQDVYELYPRVFNDARGYFLETYREDLLAERGINTQWVQDNQSFSIAGTVRGLHFQHAPHAQAKLVRVVTGKVYDVCVDLRKDSPTFGQCHGVILDSAQHNMLYVPEGFAHGFSVLEDAVFSYKCSNFYHKPSEGGIIWNDRQLDIDWKVGAPIISDKDLELPSLEEFKQQTGGGL
- the hflX gene encoding GTPase HflX encodes the protein MSKYTRKLKKLIDTAPVEETAVLVALIKQNQSEQEVEEHLDELAFLTETLGAKEVYRFTQRLEKPDVRSFVGSGKLEEIQAYVKHFEVDMVIFDDDLSPSQMRNLENELKVQVYDRSLLILDIFLNRAQTAQAKTQVELARFQYLLPRLTRMWTHLERQRGGTATRGGAGEKEIETDKRIIRNQITLLKEKLRKIEKQGETQRKGRKGIVRVALVGYTNVGKSTLMNLVTKSDVLAENKLFATVDSTVRKVVLENISFLLSDTVGFIRKLPTHLIESFKSTLMEIKESDLLVHVVDISHPGFEDHIAVVNQTLNELGAGDKPVLLVFNKIDLVPKMPSEEALMNMSELEVEEANYLDLDRLKNVYTKKMGIEPVFMAAQDGTNIETFRKSLVSQVKKQHKKIYPHYLESETYDLSQFDDME
- a CDS encoding methyltransferase RsmF C-terminal domain-like protein; translation: MTSQDSPKLPKAFEQQMASILEADEYSLFKAALLSPSNTSIRINPRKSSPLSADTTPVPWNSQGFFLPQRPKFTFDPLFHAGAYYVQEASSMFIGHILNHLQAPKEGLYLDLCAAPGGKSSLLADYIGEEGMLVANEVIKTRASILKENMIKWGLGNTVVTNNDPSHFEPLEGLFDVVLVDAPCSGEGMFRKDVQAREEWSPENVKLCAARQQRILDQTGALPGPEGYLIYSTCTFNQQENEDMIRFLTEEFAYEPVRIPLNPDWGIVETETDTEWGTFYGYRFFPHMVSGEGLFITVFKRPSDAHVQEPKKMKDFKHILLQRTNKAEKHQLREELKLDETVDFYKLKKSFFALKGFWAKYFELLATTLNVKYFGTELGKFNKGQFIPTHDFAVSILPKNFPKHEASLEAAHSYLKKDELELDISQDGWVLLTYQHLPLGWIKNIGNRINNYYPKEWRIRMKLME
- the mtgA gene encoding monofunctional biosynthetic peptidoglycan transglycosylase; translated protein: MKKIWRFIVKIILWFFILSIGMTLVYKYVPVYLTPLMVIRMVEQATDEQRKVRLKKDWVSMDEISKHLAQAVVASEDQKFLDHFGFDMEAIDKALEENKSGKRIRGGSTISNQTAKNVFLWPGRNYVRKGLEAYFTLLIELLWSKERIMEVYLNVIEMGDGIYGAEAASQEFYHKPAAKLSRQEAAMIAAVLPNPLRWSPAKPTAYNFKRQAWILRNMNNLHPVGFGK
- the recF gene encoding DNA replication/repair protein RecF (All proteins in this family for which functions are known are DNA-binding proteins that assist the filamentation of RecA onto DNA for the initiation of recombination or recombinational repair.), whose product is MHLKSLQLIQFKNYEKALVAFSPEINCFLGINGSGKTNMLDAIHYLSLTKSAFNPVDIQNVRHDQGFFSMKGEFDKAGKSVEIQCILEARKKKQVFNNGKAYEKMSEHIGLLPVVLIAPDDTSLIKEGSEERRKFFDSLLSQLDKNYLGKLVRYQHFLKQRNALIKQFVEQDRMDKNLLEPYDVELIQLSKWLYEHRKAFIDRFKPYLLHHYAEISGEREAVEIRYESQCEKPDFEAYFYGCLQRDLILKRTNAGVHKDDFIFEIDGHPLKKFGSQGQQKSFLIALKLAQFQVFKEETGTKPLLLLDDIFDKLDDFRIGKMMELVAHHEFGQLFITDARPERTRKIMQDIEADIAYFHIEGGKVSRQE
- a CDS encoding DUF4783 domain-containing protein, whose amino-acid sequence is MKHLLSKTFCLLVVGMILMGSSVWAQHDDSKEIAISIKAGSSKDLAAFFDRNVELSINGNEGDYSKNQAELVMRDFFKKFAPSDFEIVHRGTSGNQIEYFIGTYDSAGTKFRILIKCKKDSGGCSIYALDITKE
- the nadC gene encoding carboxylating nicotinate-nucleotide diphosphorylase; protein product: MKENYLTRENLEAFIQAAFKEDVGEGDHSTLAAIPKDKEGSAQLFIKEDGIIAGLELAELIFHSYDKELEVQLLMEDGQEVSKGAIGLKVKGKAASILTTERLVLNCMQRMSGIATKTHNLTKLISHTHAKLLDTRKTTPNFRMLEKWAVAIGGGENHRFALYDMVMLKDNHIDFAGGIEAAILATKAYLKENLLDLKIEVETRNLEEVKEVLRVGGVDVIMLDNMSYDMMKEAVAFIDGKMLTEASGGITEETLKDVAECGVDYISVGALTHHVKSMDISLKAD
- a CDS encoding LytR/AlgR family response regulator transcription factor; the encoded protein is MKVEKQFIQCLVVHKPDEGYRLSHQIHQACEEAKTVAVFPSWDDAIQYLRGGGKADVILGSYELTDLHPSVFDKMDKFIPVVFTSAKPFVTEKAFALNCLDFINENCSDERLTKTFDKFKLLYPKAKAKTDQEKAVPADTSFPQKTRFLVKSGEQLFQKNQEDVAFFLAEGGQTYLVEMVSGEHFLVSDKLMDLEEQLDSTQFFRINRSIILNVKAIGAIKKHVNSRLKITPKVNYEDDIIVSREKVSKFKKWVSQ